In Fundidesulfovibrio magnetotacticus, a single window of DNA contains:
- the nuoK gene encoding NADH-quinone oxidoreductase subunit NuoK: protein MNALSLYQLVAFGLLGVGIFGLLARRSLVGMLISVELMLNGAGLAVVAAGQLTPMPDALAQSTTLFVMGLAAAESTLVLAIVYVVRGRFGSASADAVSELKG from the coding sequence GTGAACGCGCTTTCGCTCTATCAACTGGTGGCCTTCGGGCTCCTGGGCGTGGGAATCTTCGGGCTCCTGGCGCGCCGCAGCCTGGTGGGCATGCTCATCAGCGTGGAGCTGATGCTCAACGGCGCGGGACTGGCGGTGGTGGCGGCCGGCCAGCTCACGCCCATGCCCGACGCCCTGGCCCAGTCCACCACGCTCTTCGTGATGGGTCTCGCGGCCGCCGAATCAACCCTGGTGCTGGCCATCGTCTACGTGGTCCGGGGCCGTTTCGGGAGCGCGTCGGCCGACGCAGTCTCCGAGCTCAAGGGGTAG
- a CDS encoding NADH-quinone oxidoreductase subunit A, which produces MVFSWLNVAVFLCLAAGVAFAAGPLGASWLLAPRTRGGAFAEPYECGMIPRGQAWTRFGINYALYALIFLSFDVDVLYLFPVAARYPQSPGWEPFVAVLAFVAVLGLAMAYFQKKGVFSWPRRIR; this is translated from the coding sequence ATGGTCTTCAGCTGGCTCAACGTGGCGGTCTTTCTCTGTCTCGCGGCGGGCGTCGCCTTCGCGGCGGGGCCTTTGGGCGCGTCGTGGCTCCTGGCCCCGCGCACCCGGGGCGGGGCCTTCGCCGAACCCTACGAGTGCGGCATGATCCCGCGCGGTCAGGCCTGGACGCGGTTCGGCATCAACTACGCCCTCTACGCCCTCATCTTCCTCTCCTTCGACGTGGACGTGCTCTACCTCTTCCCGGTGGCGGCGCGCTATCCCCAGAGCCCGGGCTGGGAGCCCTTCGTGGCCGTGCTGGCCTTCGTGGCCGTGCTGGGGCTCGCCATGGCCTACTTCCAGAAAAAAGGGGTGTTCTCATGGCCCAGGCGCATCCGATAA
- a CDS encoding Na(+)/H(+) antiporter subunit D: MTADQVFFVNPAWAFILLAMALPFLSRVPGWRALTLLPPALAVLTAASLTLALNGHALELSRFEWMGTALSLGRVDKLCLVFAWVFAVQSLVGAVYAMDSKTPAEPAAAALHVGGALGCLFAGDFITLFIFWEVTTLGSTLLIWLRRTDAAIAAGYRYFLFHIFGGVLLLFGLILRAKATGSFAFGHLGSGSELAYYDWLILGGFAVNAAVVPLHAWLSDAYPEASAMGAVYLCAFTTKTAVYVLARGFAGLDALAPLGAAMTLYAGLYALVENDVRRSLAYQTIAQVGFMVAGVGVGSAMAINGACAHAVAHVVYKGLMFMAAGAVLTACGTMRMDRLGGLAAKMPFVLVCYLAAAASTSGLPLFSGFTTKSMTITAAFEYSQPLGLALELGALAAILAVGIRLPWLVFFGQGQAPEPVAPVAANRKLAMAAAALLCLGIGAFPGAVYAILPNPVDFHPYSGWSVFQALSLTAFGGLALALTRRFWAPLPGRLADFERLYALVGRAFYRAVSTPLAAVDGVWSEVYRTVGLRGVMAQADAAAIFDRKGIDTVVDGAAYATAGAGRLAASAQTGRLQTYLGASLAIAVLVFALVWFL, encoded by the coding sequence ATGACGGCTGATCAGGTGTTCTTCGTCAATCCGGCCTGGGCCTTCATCCTGCTGGCCATGGCGCTGCCGTTTCTGTCGCGCGTGCCGGGCTGGCGGGCGCTCACGCTCCTGCCGCCCGCCCTGGCGGTGCTCACGGCCGCCTCGCTGACCCTGGCCCTGAACGGCCACGCCTTGGAACTCTCTCGCTTCGAGTGGATGGGCACGGCCCTCTCGCTCGGCCGCGTGGACAAGCTCTGCCTGGTGTTCGCCTGGGTCTTCGCGGTGCAGTCCCTGGTGGGCGCGGTGTACGCCATGGACTCCAAGACCCCGGCGGAACCGGCGGCGGCCGCGCTCCACGTGGGCGGGGCCCTTGGCTGCCTGTTCGCGGGCGACTTCATCACGCTCTTCATCTTCTGGGAAGTGACCACCCTGGGCTCCACGCTGCTCATCTGGCTTCGGCGCACGGACGCGGCCATCGCGGCGGGCTACCGCTACTTCCTCTTCCACATCTTCGGCGGCGTGCTCCTGCTCTTCGGGCTGATCCTGCGGGCCAAGGCCACCGGGAGCTTCGCCTTCGGGCATCTGGGCTCCGGGAGCGAGCTGGCCTACTACGACTGGCTCATCCTGGGCGGCTTCGCGGTGAACGCCGCCGTGGTGCCCCTGCACGCCTGGCTCTCCGACGCCTACCCCGAGGCCTCGGCCATGGGCGCGGTGTACCTCTGCGCCTTCACCACCAAAACCGCCGTCTACGTGCTGGCCCGGGGCTTCGCGGGCCTGGACGCCCTTGCGCCCCTGGGAGCGGCCATGACCCTCTACGCCGGACTCTACGCCCTGGTGGAGAACGACGTGCGCCGCTCCCTGGCCTACCAGACCATCGCCCAGGTGGGCTTCATGGTGGCGGGGGTGGGCGTGGGCAGCGCCATGGCCATCAACGGGGCCTGCGCCCACGCCGTGGCCCACGTGGTGTACAAGGGGCTCATGTTCATGGCCGCCGGGGCGGTGCTCACGGCCTGCGGCACCATGCGCATGGACCGCCTGGGCGGGCTGGCCGCGAAGATGCCCTTCGTGCTGGTCTGCTACCTGGCGGCGGCGGCCAGCACATCGGGCCTTCCGCTCTTTTCGGGCTTCACCACCAAGTCCATGACCATCACGGCGGCCTTCGAGTATTCCCAGCCCTTGGGTCTGGCCCTGGAACTTGGCGCGCTGGCGGCCATCCTGGCCGTGGGCATCCGCTTGCCCTGGCTGGTGTTCTTCGGGCAGGGGCAGGCCCCCGAGCCCGTCGCCCCCGTGGCGGCCAACCGCAAACTGGCCATGGCCGCCGCCGCGCTCCTGTGCCTGGGCATCGGCGCGTTCCCCGGCGCGGTGTACGCCATCCTGCCCAACCCCGTGGACTTCCATCCCTACTCGGGCTGGAGCGTCTTCCAGGCCCTGTCGCTCACGGCCTTCGGCGGACTGGCCCTGGCGCTCACCCGCAGGTTCTGGGCGCCGCTTCCCGGCAGGCTGGCGGATTTCGAGCGCCTCTACGCCCTGGTGGGCCGCGCCTTCTACCGGGCCGTCTCCACGCCCCTGGCGGCGGTGGACGGCGTGTGGAGCGAGGTCTACCGCACCGTGGGCCTGCGCGGCGTGATGGCCCAGGCCGACGCGGCCGCGATCTTCGACCGCAAGGGCATCGACACCGTGGTGGACGGCGCGGCCTACGCCACGGCCGGGGCCGGGCGTCTGGCCGCATCGGCCCAGACGGGCAGGCTCCAGACCTATCTTGGGGCCTCCCTGGCCATCGCCGTGCTGGTGTTCGCCCTGGTGTGGTTCCTGTAA
- a CDS encoding NADH-quinone oxidoreductase subunit D → MTRIPAADPCQGLEGDFYARHFALEARDDTLILNMGPQHPSTHGVLRVLLEMDGEYIVRSEPVLGYIHRMHEAMAQNRAYVQFFPNMGRVDYLHALAWNWAWAGAVERLAGIEVPARAEFIRVIVTELNRINSHLLWWGAYLLDLGAVTPIMYAFEDREIVMDMLQEITGSRLTYAAFRFGGFCADVTPGFVRDAYAFLDRMPERLEMYRQLVSGNVILRGRLEDVGVIDRMMARRYGATGPVLRGSGVAYDVRRAEPYGAYPLFDFPVPTREEGDSMARYLVRMDEIEASLAIIRQALDGLPEGHHLHPDAPRGKWKPPAGESYFAVEGARGKIGVYLASDGSEIPYRVKLRSPSFSNLSLFPELARGTLLSDAVAILGSLDLVIPEIDR, encoded by the coding sequence ATGACCCGCATCCCCGCCGCCGATCCCTGCCAGGGCCTGGAGGGCGACTTCTACGCCCGCCACTTCGCCCTGGAGGCGCGCGACGACACCCTCATCCTGAACATGGGCCCCCAGCACCCCTCCACCCACGGCGTGCTGCGCGTGCTCCTGGAGATGGACGGCGAGTACATCGTGCGCTCCGAGCCGGTGCTGGGCTACATCCACCGCATGCACGAGGCCATGGCCCAGAACCGCGCCTACGTGCAGTTCTTCCCCAACATGGGCCGCGTGGACTACCTCCACGCCCTGGCCTGGAACTGGGCCTGGGCAGGGGCCGTGGAGCGCCTGGCAGGGATCGAGGTGCCAGCGCGCGCCGAGTTCATCCGGGTGATCGTCACGGAATTGAACCGCATCAACTCCCACCTGCTCTGGTGGGGGGCCTACCTCCTGGACCTGGGGGCCGTGACGCCCATCATGTACGCCTTCGAGGACCGCGAGATCGTCATGGACATGCTCCAGGAGATCACGGGGTCGCGTCTCACCTACGCCGCCTTCCGTTTCGGCGGGTTCTGCGCCGACGTGACGCCCGGCTTCGTCCGCGACGCCTACGCCTTCCTGGACCGCATGCCCGAGCGCCTGGAGATGTACCGCCAGCTGGTGAGCGGCAACGTGATCCTGCGCGGACGCCTGGAGGATGTGGGCGTCATCGACAGGATGATGGCCCGGCGCTACGGGGCCACCGGCCCCGTGCTGCGCGGCTCCGGCGTGGCCTACGACGTGCGCCGCGCCGAGCCCTACGGGGCCTACCCCCTCTTCGACTTCCCCGTGCCCACGCGCGAGGAGGGCGACTCCATGGCCCGCTACCTGGTGCGCATGGACGAGATCGAGGCTTCCCTGGCCATCATCCGCCAGGCCCTGGACGGCCTGCCCGAAGGCCACCACCTGCACCCCGACGCCCCGCGCGGCAAGTGGAAGCCCCCCGCGGGCGAGAGCTACTTCGCCGTGGAGGGCGCGCGCGGCAAGATCGGCGTCTATCTGGCCAGCGACGGCTCCGAGATCCCCTACCGCGTGAAGCTGCGCTCCCCCAGCTTCTCCAACCTGAGCCTCTTCCCCGAACTGGCCAGGGGGACGCTCCTCTCCGACGCCGTGGCCATCCTGGGCAGCCTGGACCTCGTCATCCCGGAGATCGACCGATGA
- a CDS encoding NADH-quinone oxidoreductase subunit B, translated as MAQAHPITPRSDEVLPPRLDFKLPGQVFDLCRAMSLWPMTFGLACCAIEMMAVTMPRFDLSRFGAEVFRPSPRQSDLMIVAGTVTRKMAPALVTLYEQMPAPKFVLAMGNCAISGGPFKYPGQYGVVEGVDNLIPVDVYVPGCPPRPEALMEGIFRLQAKLTGKRFWPVPALVEE; from the coding sequence ATGGCCCAGGCGCATCCGATAACGCCGCGCTCCGACGAGGTTCTGCCTCCCAGGCTGGACTTCAAGCTGCCGGGGCAGGTCTTCGACCTCTGCCGGGCCATGTCCCTGTGGCCCATGACCTTCGGCCTGGCCTGCTGCGCCATCGAAATGATGGCCGTGACCATGCCCCGCTTCGACCTCTCCCGCTTCGGCGCGGAGGTGTTTCGCCCCTCGCCCCGCCAGAGCGACCTGATGATCGTGGCGGGCACGGTCACCCGCAAGATGGCCCCGGCGCTCGTCACCCTCTACGAGCAGATGCCCGCCCCCAAGTTCGTGCTGGCCATGGGCAACTGCGCCATCTCCGGCGGCCCCTTCAAGTACCCGGGGCAGTACGGCGTGGTGGAGGGCGTGGACAATCTCATTCCCGTGGACGTCTACGTGCCCGGCTGCCCGCCCCGGCCCGAGGCCCTCATGGAGGGCATCTTCCGGCTGCAGGCCAAGCTGACCGGCAAACGCTTCTGGCCCGTTCCGGCCCTGGTGGAGGAGTGA
- a CDS encoding 4Fe-4S binding protein gives MGLVAAFSEALSGLKSMVVGLKVTGTNFLRPQETVHYPRQEVPRDALATFRGHIELVGTDDDPALARCVGCGLCMELCPSRCIRVEAEDPPPAEAPPSVAHTMSDLLMPTPKFRAAPPSQAPVARKLLGYHLTYHTCSLCGLCVQNCPAGSIRFSSNVYFAGEARETFELDLMARLRRQSGREGGKP, from the coding sequence ATGGGACTGGTAGCCGCGTTCTCGGAGGCCCTTTCGGGCCTGAAGAGCATGGTGGTGGGCCTCAAGGTCACGGGGACCAACTTCCTGCGGCCCCAGGAGACCGTCCACTATCCCCGTCAGGAGGTGCCGCGCGATGCGCTGGCCACCTTCCGGGGGCACATCGAACTGGTGGGGACCGACGACGATCCGGCCCTGGCCCGCTGCGTGGGCTGCGGCCTGTGCATGGAGCTGTGCCCCTCGCGCTGCATCCGCGTGGAGGCCGAGGACCCGCCTCCGGCCGAGGCCCCGCCCTCCGTGGCGCACACCATGAGCGACCTGCTCATGCCCACGCCCAAGTTCCGGGCCGCGCCGCCCAGCCAGGCCCCGGTGGCGCGCAAGCTCCTGGGCTACCACCTCACCTACCACACGTGCAGCCTCTGCGGCCTGTGCGTGCAGAACTGCCCGGCGGGGTCCATCCGCTTCTCCTCCAACGTCTACTTCGCCGGGGAAGCCCGGGAAACCTTCGAGCTGGACCTCATGGCCAGGCTGCGCAGGCAGTCGGGCAGAGAAGGGGGCAAGCCGTGA
- a CDS encoding monovalent cation/H+ antiporter subunit D family protein, whose amino-acid sequence MLETIESPRMLLPLAITFLAPLAVWKLGANPNRREGASFVAGFLAFASTLWLAPAVLSGKVLKFTLFTLLPGVTVSFCADGLALIFALVACFLWMFATSYNIGYMRSLNEHAQTRYFFCFAVAIFGALGVAFSANVFTLYLFYELITVFTYPLVAHHQDEEGFAGARKYMVYLMGSSKLFLLPAMTLTYVLAGTLDFNLSDAVHGIFPPDADPTLVRVTYFLYLFGLAKAAIMPLHNWLPGAMVAPTPVSALLHAVAVVKAGVFSLARVILSGFGVETMNSLGMGMATAYLAAFTLVAASVIALNKDDLKARLAYSTVSQLSYVILGVALLTPMAVQGGLAHIAHHAFSKITLFFAAGAIYVAAHLKKISLMDGLGRQMPFTFAAFAIASLSMIGVPPSCGFATKWLLAGGALQADKLVILIALGASTVLNAAYFTPIIYRAFFKPAPEGSEHHHHGEAPLTMVIPLSATALISLYLGVFPDTFLRFAQVFGGY is encoded by the coding sequence ATGCTGGAAACCATCGAAAGCCCCAGGATGCTCCTGCCCCTGGCCATCACGTTCCTGGCCCCCCTGGCCGTGTGGAAGCTGGGCGCGAACCCCAACCGGCGCGAGGGCGCGAGCTTCGTCGCAGGATTCCTGGCCTTCGCCTCCACGCTGTGGCTCGCTCCGGCGGTGCTCTCGGGCAAGGTGCTCAAGTTCACGCTCTTCACGCTCCTGCCGGGCGTGACGGTGAGCTTCTGCGCCGACGGCCTGGCGCTGATCTTCGCGCTGGTGGCCTGCTTCCTCTGGATGTTCGCCACCAGCTACAACATCGGCTACATGCGTTCGCTGAACGAGCACGCCCAGACGCGCTACTTCTTCTGCTTCGCCGTGGCCATCTTCGGGGCCCTGGGCGTGGCCTTCTCGGCCAACGTGTTCACGCTCTACCTCTTCTACGAGCTCATCACCGTCTTCACCTACCCCCTGGTGGCCCACCACCAGGACGAGGAGGGCTTCGCGGGCGCGCGCAAGTACATGGTGTACCTCATGGGCTCCTCCAAGCTCTTCCTGCTGCCCGCCATGACGCTCACCTACGTGCTGGCCGGAACGCTCGACTTCAACCTCTCCGACGCCGTGCACGGCATCTTCCCGCCCGACGCCGACCCCACGCTCGTGCGCGTCACCTACTTCCTCTACCTCTTCGGGCTGGCCAAGGCCGCCATCATGCCCCTGCACAACTGGCTGCCCGGGGCCATGGTGGCCCCCACGCCGGTCTCGGCCCTGCTGCACGCGGTGGCGGTGGTCAAGGCGGGCGTGTTCTCCCTGGCCCGCGTGATCCTCTCGGGCTTCGGCGTGGAGACCATGAACTCCCTGGGCATGGGCATGGCCACGGCCTACCTGGCGGCCTTCACCCTGGTGGCCGCCTCGGTGATCGCCCTCAACAAGGACGACCTCAAGGCCCGGCTGGCCTATTCCACCGTGAGCCAGCTCTCCTACGTGATCCTGGGCGTGGCCCTGCTCACGCCCATGGCGGTGCAGGGGGGGCTGGCCCACATCGCGCACCACGCCTTCTCCAAGATCACGCTCTTCTTCGCCGCCGGGGCCATCTACGTGGCCGCACACCTGAAGAAGATCAGCCTCATGGACGGCCTGGGACGCCAGATGCCCTTCACCTTCGCGGCCTTCGCCATCGCGAGCCTCTCCATGATCGGCGTGCCGCCCTCCTGCGGCTTCGCCACCAAGTGGCTCCTGGCCGGGGGCGCGCTCCAGGCCGACAAGCTGGTGATCCTCATCGCATTGGGCGCGTCCACGGTGCTCAACGCCGCCTACTTCACGCCCATCATCTACCGGGCCTTCTTCAAGCCCGCGCCCGAGGGGTCGGAGCACCATCACCACGGCGAGGCCCCCCTGACCATGGTGATCCCCCTCTCCGCCACGGCCCTCATCTCGCTCTACCTGGGCGTGTTCCCCGACACCTTCCTGCGCTTCGCGCAGGTCTTCGGAGGCTATTAG
- the nuoH gene encoding NADH-quinone oxidoreductase subunit NuoH: MSDFFAPEFVRLVLALVAIMGFVAANGMALLYVERKVAGHVQRRPGPFEVGPHGLLQALADAGKLVGKQLATPRGADALLFWTAPLMAFMPVPLMFIAMPFSENLWGLGTDLGLVLILSFAGFNVLALCLAGWASNNKWSLLGAARAVAQAVAYEIPLLLSVLAVAMLTGSLDLREVAAHQGAWPWQWNVFVQPLAFFIYFVCAVAETNRAPFDLAEAESELTAGVHTEYSGMGNGIIFLAEYANMLVVSCVATVLFLGGAAGPWAPGPWWFLAKMYALVTLIIFMRWTYPRVRFDQLLNLNWRWLMPLALVNLVLTAFCVKLWGGA; the protein is encoded by the coding sequence ATGAGCGACTTCTTCGCACCCGAATTCGTCCGGCTGGTGCTGGCCCTGGTGGCCATCATGGGCTTCGTGGCCGCCAACGGCATGGCCCTGCTCTACGTGGAGCGCAAGGTGGCGGGCCACGTGCAGCGCCGCCCCGGCCCCTTCGAGGTCGGCCCCCACGGCCTGCTCCAGGCCCTGGCCGACGCGGGCAAGCTGGTGGGCAAACAACTGGCCACCCCCAGGGGGGCCGACGCGCTGCTCTTCTGGACGGCCCCCCTCATGGCCTTCATGCCCGTGCCGCTCATGTTCATCGCTATGCCCTTCAGCGAAAACCTCTGGGGCCTGGGCACGGACCTGGGGCTGGTGCTCATCCTCTCCTTCGCGGGCTTCAACGTGCTGGCCCTTTGCCTGGCCGGGTGGGCCTCCAACAACAAGTGGTCGCTCCTGGGCGCGGCGCGCGCGGTGGCCCAGGCCGTGGCCTACGAGATCCCGCTGCTCCTCTCCGTGCTGGCCGTGGCCATGCTCACCGGCAGCCTGGACCTGCGCGAGGTGGCCGCCCACCAGGGCGCCTGGCCCTGGCAGTGGAACGTTTTCGTGCAGCCCCTGGCCTTCTTCATCTACTTCGTCTGCGCCGTGGCCGAGACCAACCGCGCCCCCTTCGACCTGGCGGAGGCCGAGTCCGAACTCACGGCGGGCGTGCACACCGAATACTCCGGCATGGGCAACGGCATCATCTTCCTGGCCGAATACGCCAACATGCTCGTGGTGAGCTGCGTGGCCACGGTGCTCTTCCTGGGCGGCGCGGCCGGGCCGTGGGCCCCGGGGCCGTGGTGGTTCCTGGCCAAGATGTACGCCCTGGTGACGCTCATCATCTTCATGCGCTGGACGTATCCCCGCGTGCGCTTCGACCAGCTTCTCAACCTCAACTGGCGTTGGCTCATGCCCCTGGCCCTGGTGAACCTGGTGCTCACGGCCTTTTGCGTCAAACTGTGGGGGGGCGCGTAA
- a CDS encoding NADH-quinone oxidoreductase subunit J family protein, which yields MKEFVVNASFALYALITLGGAVWAVTAESLVRALLGLTISLMGVAALYVLIAAPFVALMQILIYVGAVVVLIFFAIMLTRAQAEAEEARPGDRGRLLRSGAVGLAVAGLLAAACLKHGPALVGTAAEVSPAQLGETFLGQYLLGFEVISVVLFAAMAGAVLLAFERRKGA from the coding sequence GTGAAAGAGTTCGTCGTCAACGCGTCGTTCGCCCTCTACGCGCTCATCACGCTGGGGGGCGCGGTGTGGGCCGTCACGGCCGAGAGCCTGGTGCGGGCGCTGCTGGGCCTGACCATCTCGCTCATGGGGGTGGCGGCGCTCTACGTGCTCATCGCCGCGCCGTTCGTGGCGCTCATGCAGATCCTCATCTACGTGGGAGCCGTGGTGGTGCTCATCTTCTTCGCCATCATGCTCACGCGCGCCCAGGCCGAGGCCGAGGAGGCCCGCCCGGGCGACCGGGGCAGGCTCCTGCGCTCCGGGGCCGTTGGGCTGGCGGTGGCGGGGCTTCTGGCGGCGGCCTGCCTCAAGCACGGCCCGGCCCTGGTGGGCACGGCGGCGGAGGTTTCCCCCGCGCAACTGGGCGAGACCTTCCTGGGGCAGTACCTGCTGGGCTTCGAGGTGATCTCGGTGGTGCTCTTCGCGGCCATGGCCGGGGCGGTGCTCCTGGCCTTCGAAAGGAGGAAAGGGGCGTGA
- a CDS encoding NADH-quinone oxidoreductase subunit C — translation MPELTARLGLSLPPGQSGREAALVIEPGDLRRVAERLLCQDWFLEDVCGLDVAEGMAVLYHFAHWTRPGRVVLRVLLPHDAPVCPSIEGIYPGASWHERETADFFGIRFEGAANDTPLLLAERLDPPPLVKAPVARMSINQLWPHGEWIGSARGHALAEELMAVCGPEEEEQAARPDGHEEGRS, via the coding sequence ATGCCTGAACTCACCGCACGCCTCGGCCTGTCCCTGCCGCCGGGCCAGAGCGGACGCGAGGCCGCCCTGGTCATCGAGCCCGGCGACCTGCGCCGCGTGGCCGAACGCCTGCTCTGCCAGGACTGGTTCCTGGAGGACGTCTGCGGCCTCGACGTGGCCGAGGGCATGGCCGTGCTCTACCACTTCGCCCACTGGACCCGCCCGGGACGCGTGGTGCTGCGCGTGCTGCTGCCCCACGACGCGCCCGTCTGCCCCTCCATCGAGGGCATCTACCCCGGGGCCTCCTGGCACGAGCGCGAAACCGCCGACTTCTTCGGCATACGCTTCGAGGGCGCGGCCAACGACACGCCCCTGCTCCTGGCCGAGCGCCTGGACCCGCCGCCCCTGGTGAAGGCCCCGGTGGCGCGCATGTCCATCAACCAGCTCTGGCCCCACGGCGAATGGATCGGCTCCGCCAGGGGCCACGCCCTGGCCGAGGAGCTCATGGCCGTGTGCGGCCCCGAAGAGGAAGAACAGGCCGCACGCCCAGACGGCCACGAGGAGGGCCGGTCATGA